One Mesorhizobium sp. J428 DNA segment encodes these proteins:
- a CDS encoding GNAT family N-acetyltransferase, whose product MGDFSKEEWSGLSGASRGDCKTSYNPFISHDFLSALEDAGTVSRQTGWQPQHLRLEAPGGALIGAVSCYLKSHSQGEYVFDHGWADAFERAGGRYYPKLQVSVPFTPATGPRLLVSRGASEPAVRAALAGGLKTLTDRLGVSSAHVTFAIDEDIELLEEAGFLPRTDQQFHFRNEGYGDYADFLDTLASRKRKALRKERAAAVQDGITIDRLTGKDLTESVWDDFFRFYMDTGSRKWGRPYLNRKFFSLIGERMADDVLLVMAKRNGRYVAGAINFIGGDRLFGRNWGCIEDHPFLHFEVCYHQAIDFAIERGLKVVEAGAQGEHKLARGYMPVTTRSAHYIAHPGLRRAVADYLERERQEVAQIGEYLEGHGPFRRGELQERE is encoded by the coding sequence ATGGGCGACTTCTCGAAAGAGGAGTGGTCAGGCCTGTCCGGCGCATCGCGTGGCGATTGCAAAACGTCGTACAACCCCTTCATCTCGCATGACTTCCTGTCCGCACTGGAGGATGCAGGTACCGTCTCGCGCCAGACCGGCTGGCAGCCGCAGCACCTGCGGCTCGAGGCCCCCGGCGGCGCGCTGATCGGTGCGGTGTCGTGCTATCTGAAGTCGCACAGCCAGGGCGAATACGTCTTCGACCACGGCTGGGCCGACGCGTTCGAGCGGGCCGGCGGACGCTACTATCCGAAGCTCCAGGTGTCGGTTCCGTTCACCCCTGCGACCGGACCGCGGCTGCTTGTCTCGCGCGGCGCGTCTGAGCCGGCGGTGCGGGCAGCACTTGCAGGCGGCCTGAAGACCTTGACGGACCGGCTCGGCGTCTCCTCGGCCCACGTCACCTTCGCGATCGACGAGGACATCGAGCTTCTGGAGGAGGCCGGCTTCCTGCCGCGCACCGACCAGCAGTTCCATTTCCGCAACGAGGGCTATGGCGACTATGCCGATTTCCTCGACACCCTGGCCTCGCGCAAGCGCAAGGCGCTGCGCAAGGAGCGCGCCGCGGCGGTGCAGGACGGCATCACCATCGACCGGCTCACGGGCAAGGACCTGACTGAGTCCGTCTGGGACGACTTCTTCCGCTTCTACATGGACACCGGCAGCCGCAAGTGGGGCCGGCCCTACCTCAACCGCAAGTTCTTCTCGCTGATCGGCGAACGCATGGCCGACGACGTGCTCCTGGTCATGGCGAAGCGCAATGGCCGCTATGTCGCCGGCGCGATCAACTTCATCGGCGGCGACCGCCTGTTCGGGCGCAACTGGGGCTGCATCGAGGACCACCCCTTCCTGCATTTCGAAGTCTGCTACCATCAGGCGATCGACTTCGCGATCGAGCGCGGTCTGAAGGTCGTCGAGGCGGGCGCGCAGGGCGAGCACAAACTCGCGCGCGGCTACATGCCCGTGACCACCCGTTCGGCGCATTACATCGCCCACCCGGGACTGCGACGGGCGGTCGCCGACTATCTGGAGCGGGAGCGGCAGGAAGTGGCGCAGATCGGGGAATATCTTGAGGGACACGGCCCCTTCCGGCGCGGAGAATTGCAGGAGCGGGAATAG
- a CDS encoding RidA family protein: MADTIEARLAAEGVTLPVAAAPAANYVPFMQSGNLLFTAGQLPLADGKLLATGLLGRDLDTATGREAARACAINILAQVKAATGDLEKIARLVKITVFVASTADFTEQHLVANGASDFLAKVLGERGKHARSAVGTASLPLNAPVEVEAIVELA; the protein is encoded by the coding sequence TTGGCCGACACGATCGAAGCCCGCCTCGCCGCCGAGGGCGTCACACTGCCGGTCGCCGCCGCGCCGGCCGCGAACTACGTGCCCTTCATGCAGAGCGGCAACCTGCTCTTCACCGCCGGGCAACTGCCGCTTGCCGACGGCAAGCTCCTCGCCACGGGCCTTCTCGGCCGCGATCTCGATACCGCGACGGGTCGAGAAGCCGCCCGCGCCTGCGCGATCAACATCCTCGCTCAGGTGAAGGCCGCGACCGGCGATCTCGAAAAGATCGCGCGCCTCGTCAAGATCACGGTGTTCGTCGCCTCGACGGCAGACTTCACCGAGCAGCATCTCGTTGCCAACGGCGCTTCGGATTTCCTTGCAAAGGTGCTGGGCGAGCGCGGCAAGCACGCCCGTTCCGCGGTCGGCACGGCCTCGCTGCCGCTTAACGCGCCGGTCGAGGTCGAAGCGATCGTGGAACTCGCCTGA
- a CDS encoding HIT family protein translates to MAVAYDPSNVFGKILRGELPAHKLYEDDDTFAFMDIMPRGDGHCLVIPKAPSRNILDVSEDSLAAVARTTQKLARAVVKAFSADGVTVQQFNETAGGQVVFHLHVHVIPRFEGVALKPHTGQMEKPEVLTANADKIRAALSEI, encoded by the coding sequence ATGGCTGTCGCCTACGATCCTTCGAACGTCTTTGGAAAAATCCTGCGCGGCGAGCTTCCCGCTCACAAGCTCTACGAGGATGACGACACCTTCGCCTTCATGGACATCATGCCGCGTGGTGACGGCCATTGCCTGGTCATCCCGAAGGCGCCGTCGCGCAACATCCTTGACGTCTCGGAAGACAGCCTCGCCGCCGTCGCGCGCACCACGCAGAAGCTCGCCAGGGCCGTCGTGAAGGCTTTCTCGGCCGACGGCGTCACCGTTCAGCAGTTCAACGAGACCGCGGGCGGACAGGTCGTGTTCCACCTCCACGTCCACGTCATTCCCCGCTTCGAGGGTGTCGCCCTCAAGCCGCATACCGGCCAGATGGAAAAGCCCGAAGTGCTGACCGCCAATGCGGACAAGATCCGCGCGGCCCTCAGCGAAATCTAG
- a CDS encoding glycerophosphodiester phosphodiesterase, protein MSDISWLTERPIAHRGYHDMNKTRWENTLSAFDAAAKKGFAIECDVELSADGVPVIFHDHDLQRLAGQGGLVWQKTAAEMGALRIGGTADHAPTLREMLNLVAGRVPLVIELKGIAGHDEGLVEAVAKELRAYDGKAAIMSFDHWLIRQFPVHAAGIPAGLTAWGDKPHEIEAHFSMLANGLSFTSYHYGHLPNRFVTFMRETLGLPVITWTVRDADAVKTTFAHADQMTFEGFDPNVMA, encoded by the coding sequence ATGTCCGATATCTCCTGGCTGACCGAACGCCCGATCGCGCATCGCGGCTATCACGACATGAACAAGACGCGCTGGGAGAACACGCTCTCGGCCTTCGACGCCGCTGCCAAGAAGGGCTTTGCCATCGAATGCGACGTCGAGCTTTCCGCCGACGGCGTGCCGGTGATCTTCCACGACCACGACCTGCAGCGGCTCGCCGGCCAGGGCGGGCTGGTCTGGCAGAAGACGGCCGCCGAGATGGGCGCGCTGAGGATCGGCGGCACGGCCGACCATGCGCCGACGCTGCGCGAAATGCTGAACCTGGTCGCCGGACGCGTTCCGCTGGTCATCGAACTCAAGGGCATCGCCGGCCACGACGAAGGGCTAGTGGAGGCTGTGGCGAAGGAATTGCGTGCCTATGACGGCAAGGCCGCGATCATGTCCTTCGACCACTGGCTGATCCGCCAGTTCCCGGTCCATGCGGCGGGCATTCCGGCCGGCCTCACCGCCTGGGGCGACAAGCCGCACGAGATCGAGGCGCATTTCTCGATGCTCGCCAACGGCCTCTCCTTCACCTCCTACCACTACGGCCACCTGCCCAACCGCTTCGTCACCTTCATGCGCGAGACGCTCGGCCTGCCGGTGATCACCTGGACCGTACGCGACGCCGACGCGGTCAAGACCACCTTTGCCCATGCCGACCAGATGACCTTCGAGGGTTTCGATCCCAACGTCATGGCCTGA
- a CDS encoding YbaK/EbsC family protein encodes MSLESVRAFFEANAPDIDVIVTEASSATVTLAAEAHGVEPAQIAKTICLRAGEGTLLLVTSGTARLSNRKFKDRFGGKPRMLDAKQVLELTSHPVGGVCPFGLASPLPVYCDVSLRSFDEVVPAAGATNAAVRITPERMAALTSAEWVDVCGE; translated from the coding sequence ATGTCTCTCGAATCCGTCCGCGCCTTCTTCGAGGCGAACGCACCCGACATCGACGTCATCGTGACAGAGGCCAGTTCGGCAACCGTGACGCTTGCGGCCGAGGCGCACGGGGTCGAGCCGGCGCAGATCGCCAAGACGATCTGCCTACGCGCCGGCGAAGGGACGCTGCTTCTGGTCACCAGCGGCACGGCGCGGCTGAGCAACCGCAAGTTCAAGGACCGCTTCGGCGGCAAGCCGCGTATGCTCGACGCCAAACAGGTGCTGGAACTGACGAGCCATCCGGTCGGCGGTGTGTGCCCGTTCGGCCTCGCGAGCCCCCTGCCCGTCTATTGCGACGTCTCTCTCAGGAGCTTTGACGAGGTCGTGCCTGCGGCCGGCGCCACCAATGCCGCCGTGCGCATCACGCCCGAGCGCATGGCGGCGCTCACCTCGGCCGAATGGGTTGACGTCTGCGGCGAATAG